From a region of the Gordonia sp. PP30 genome:
- the purL gene encoding phosphoribosylformylglycinamidine synthase subunit PurL, whose amino-acid sequence MSAQVDTVSHAAETPEHPQPFAELGLKDDEYARIREILGRRPTDAELAMYSVMWSEHCSYKSSKVHLRYFGETTTDEMKAGMLAGIGENAGVVDVGDGWAVTFKVESHNHPSYVEPYQGAATGVGGIVRDIMAMGARPIAVMDQLRFGAVDHPDTRRVVDGVVRGVGGYGNSLGLPNIGGETVFDASYQGNPLVNALCAGVLRAEDLHLAFASGAGNKIILFGARTGLDGIGGVSVLASETFNDDGGPSRKKLPSVQVGDPFTEKVLIECCLELYRDHLVVGIQDLGGAGLSCATSELAAAGDGGMHIDLEKVPMRAEGMTPAEVLSSESQERMCAVVSPENVDAFMAVCRKWDVLATVIGEVTDGDHLQITWHGETVVDVPPRTVAHDGPVYQRPVARPDSQDEVIASTTAGLARPSSGDELRETFLTLLASPALCSRKFITEQYDRYVRGNTVLAEHADSGMIRIDEETGRGIALATDASGRYTFLDPYRGAQLALAEAYRNVSASGATPRAVSNCLNFGSPEDPAVMWQFSQAVRGLADGCAQLGIPVTGGNVSFYNQTGTTAILPTPVVAVLGVIDDVDRRIPTGFGNEPGETLILLGETRDEFDGSIWAQVSHDHLGGVPPQVDLERERLLGEILVAGSRDGMISAAHDLSEGGLIQAVAESALAGETGCRLVLPEGADPFVTLFSESTGRVLAAVPRTEESRFCSMLDARGLPWSRIGVVDQGSDSIEVQGQFSVTLDEVRAVHEGTLPALFA is encoded by the coding sequence GTGAGCGCCCAGGTCGATACCGTTTCCCACGCCGCCGAAACCCCCGAACACCCGCAGCCTTTCGCCGAACTCGGCCTGAAGGACGACGAGTACGCGCGGATCCGCGAGATCCTCGGCCGTCGTCCCACCGACGCCGAACTCGCGATGTACTCGGTGATGTGGTCCGAACACTGCAGCTACAAGTCGTCCAAGGTGCACCTGCGCTACTTCGGTGAGACCACCACCGACGAGATGAAGGCCGGGATGCTGGCCGGCATCGGGGAGAACGCCGGCGTGGTGGACGTGGGCGACGGCTGGGCGGTGACCTTCAAGGTCGAGTCGCACAACCACCCCAGCTACGTGGAGCCGTACCAGGGTGCGGCCACCGGCGTCGGCGGCATCGTCCGCGACATCATGGCGATGGGTGCCCGGCCGATCGCGGTGATGGACCAGCTGCGGTTCGGCGCCGTCGACCATCCCGACACCCGCCGCGTGGTGGACGGCGTGGTCCGCGGTGTCGGCGGCTACGGCAACTCCCTCGGCCTCCCGAACATCGGCGGCGAGACCGTCTTCGACGCCAGCTACCAGGGAAACCCGCTGGTCAACGCGCTCTGCGCGGGTGTGCTGCGGGCCGAAGACCTGCACCTGGCCTTCGCCTCCGGCGCGGGCAACAAGATCATCCTGTTCGGCGCGCGGACCGGGCTCGACGGCATCGGCGGCGTCTCGGTGCTCGCCTCGGAGACCTTCAACGACGACGGCGGGCCGTCGCGCAAGAAGCTGCCGAGCGTGCAGGTGGGCGACCCGTTCACCGAGAAGGTGCTGATCGAGTGCTGCCTCGAGCTGTACCGCGACCACCTGGTGGTCGGCATCCAGGACCTCGGTGGCGCCGGACTCTCCTGCGCGACCTCCGAACTCGCGGCGGCCGGTGACGGCGGCATGCACATCGACCTGGAGAAGGTCCCGATGCGCGCCGAGGGGATGACCCCGGCCGAGGTGCTCTCCAGCGAGTCGCAGGAGCGCATGTGCGCGGTCGTGTCGCCGGAGAACGTCGACGCGTTCATGGCCGTGTGCCGCAAGTGGGACGTGCTGGCCACCGTGATCGGCGAGGTCACCGACGGCGACCACCTGCAGATCACCTGGCACGGCGAGACCGTCGTCGACGTGCCGCCGCGCACCGTCGCCCACGACGGCCCGGTCTACCAGCGTCCGGTGGCGCGTCCGGACAGCCAGGACGAGGTGATCGCGTCGACCACCGCGGGCCTGGCGCGGCCGTCGTCCGGCGACGAACTCCGGGAGACCTTCCTGACGCTGCTGGCCAGCCCCGCGCTGTGCAGCCGCAAGTTCATCACCGAGCAGTACGACCGCTACGTGCGCGGCAACACCGTGCTCGCCGAGCACGCCGACTCCGGCATGATCCGCATCGACGAAGAGACCGGCCGCGGCATCGCGCTCGCCACCGACGCGTCGGGCCGCTACACCTTCCTCGATCCGTACCGCGGTGCGCAGCTCGCGCTGGCCGAGGCCTACCGCAACGTGTCGGCGTCCGGCGCGACGCCGCGCGCGGTGAGCAACTGCCTCAACTTCGGCTCGCCGGAGGACCCGGCCGTGATGTGGCAGTTCAGCCAGGCCGTCCGCGGCCTCGCCGACGGCTGCGCGCAGCTCGGCATCCCGGTGACCGGCGGCAACGTCAGCTTCTACAACCAGACCGGCACCACCGCGATCCTGCCGACCCCGGTGGTCGCGGTCCTCGGCGTGATCGACGACGTCGACCGCCGCATCCCGACCGGTTTCGGCAACGAGCCGGGCGAGACGCTGATCCTGCTCGGCGAGACCCGCGACGAGTTCGACGGCTCCATCTGGGCCCAGGTGAGTCACGACCACCTCGGCGGCGTGCCTCCGCAGGTCGACCTGGAACGCGAGCGCCTGCTCGGCGAGATCCTGGTCGCCGGTTCACGTGACGGCATGATCTCCGCCGCACACGACCTGTCCGAAGGCGGCCTGATCCAGGCCGTCGCCGAATCGGCGCTGGCCGGGGAGACCGGCTGCCGGCTGGTGCTGCCGGAGGGAGCCGATCCGTTCGTCACGCTCTTCTCCGAGTCCACCGGCCGGGTGCTGGCCGCGGTTCCGCGCACCGAGGAATCGCGCTTCTGCTCCATGCTCGACGCCCGTGGCCTGCCGTGGTCGCGCATCGGCGTCGTCGACCAGGGCAGCGACTCGATCGAGGTCCAGGGACAGTTCTCGGTGACCCTCGATGAGGTCCGTGCCGTGCACGAGGGCACCCTGCCAGCGCTGTTCGCCTGA
- a CDS encoding CD225/dispanin family protein, with product MTTPNDPQNVPEPTEGAQPASEGATEYVQRPDLTPPGRAAQPEGQTEFVQPAQPDPGQVPPYGQPAPEYGQPAPGYGQPAPEYGQVPPYGQQPQPGQPIPGASYGAAQYPGAPAGVPGAAPDNNMTMSIVVTVLGFIFTFFTCLSLVAGILGVIAITKANSVNQLWASGDAINAQRAADDAKKFTNIAWIVFGVSVLIAVIWFIVRLSLGYAYY from the coding sequence ATGACGACCCCGAACGACCCGCAGAATGTTCCGGAACCGACCGAGGGCGCCCAGCCGGCCTCCGAGGGAGCCACCGAGTACGTGCAGCGACCCGACCTGACGCCGCCGGGACGGGCCGCGCAGCCGGAGGGACAGACCGAGTTCGTGCAGCCCGCGCAGCCCGACCCCGGTCAGGTGCCGCCCTACGGCCAGCCCGCGCCCGAGTACGGCCAGCCTGCTCCCGGATACGGTCAGCCCGCCCCGGAGTACGGCCAGGTCCCGCCGTACGGTCAGCAGCCGCAGCCCGGACAGCCGATCCCCGGCGCGTCGTACGGTGCGGCCCAGTACCCGGGCGCCCCGGCCGGTGTGCCCGGCGCCGCCCCGGACAACAACATGACCATGTCGATCGTCGTGACGGTCCTGGGCTTCATCTTCACCTTCTTCACCTGCCTGAGCCTGGTGGCCGGCATTCTGGGCGTCATCGCGATCACCAAGGCCAACTCGGTGAACCAGCTGTGGGCCTCCGGCGACGCGATCAACGCCCAGCGGGCGGCCGACGACGCGAAGAAGTTCACCAACATCGCCTGGATCGTCTTCGGCGTCTCGGTGCTGATCGCCGTCATCTGGTTCATCGTCCGTCTCAGCCTCGGCTACGCCTACTACTGA
- a CDS encoding DUF2752 domain-containing protein has protein sequence MTAVVAPPPPKPANRAVAAFQKVARHRIAGPATILAGVAAAGTFIWFADPSKPGGIMPVCPTHALLGIDCPGCGMSRAIYYLEHGELGTALHYNAVGVVALALLAVSFVTYTIGLWRGRAVRGWQNWRHTPTVALVVTLVWFVIRNIPIAPFDSLKV, from the coding sequence ATGACCGCCGTCGTCGCCCCACCGCCGCCGAAGCCCGCGAACCGGGCCGTCGCCGCCTTTCAGAAGGTGGCACGGCACCGGATCGCGGGCCCGGCGACGATTCTCGCGGGCGTCGCGGCGGCGGGGACCTTCATCTGGTTCGCCGATCCGTCGAAGCCGGGCGGCATCATGCCGGTGTGCCCGACGCATGCGCTCCTGGGCATCGACTGCCCCGGTTGCGGGATGTCCCGCGCCATCTACTACCTGGAACACGGGGAACTCGGCACCGCGTTGCACTACAACGCCGTCGGGGTGGTCGCGCTCGCCCTCCTTGCGGTCAGCTTCGTGACCTACACCATCGGCCTGTGGCGCGGGCGGGCGGTGAGGGGCTGGCAGAATTGGCGCCACACCCCGACGGTCGCCCTCGTCGTGACCCTGGTGTGGTTCGTGATCCGGAACATCCCGATCGCGCCGTTCGACAGCCTGAAAGTGTGA
- a CDS encoding glycerophosphodiester phosphodiesterase family protein — translation MASPARLPRLKWHRARKTASDVPFTATRILEGLRLGASVEVDLLVHADGGFAILHDAELADSTTGRGKVRKTPAATLRTLELLDAQHRPCGEPVLLLEDLADLLSGEQLPADALLQLDFKDTARALDRQSIAAFAAAVEPIAEHLILSCGDAKAVRLLTGAAPGVAVGYDPCHRGAVDRVLVSGRFARFVEKACAASPRATTIYLEIRLVTAAADRGFDVIDAFHARGREVDAYTFYGAANPGMVPVATRLVGLGVDQLTVDDPEGLAALLG, via the coding sequence ATGGCCTCCCCCGCACGACTCCCGCGCCTCAAATGGCATCGGGCCCGGAAGACGGCGAGCGACGTGCCCTTCACCGCGACGCGCATCCTCGAAGGCCTCCGCCTGGGTGCGAGCGTCGAGGTGGATCTGCTGGTGCACGCCGACGGCGGTTTCGCGATCCTGCACGACGCCGAGCTGGCCGACTCCACCACCGGTCGGGGCAAGGTCCGCAAGACGCCCGCCGCCACCCTCCGGACGTTGGAACTGCTCGACGCCCAGCACCGTCCGTGCGGCGAGCCCGTCCTGCTCCTGGAGGACCTCGCAGACCTGCTCAGCGGCGAACAGCTGCCCGCCGACGCACTCCTCCAGCTGGACTTCAAGGACACCGCGCGGGCCCTGGACCGGCAGAGCATCGCCGCGTTCGCGGCGGCGGTCGAACCGATCGCGGAGCACCTGATCCTGTCGTGCGGGGATGCGAAGGCGGTACGGCTGCTGACCGGCGCGGCGCCGGGCGTGGCGGTCGGTTACGACCCGTGCCATCGCGGCGCCGTCGACCGCGTACTCGTCTCGGGCCGGTTCGCGCGGTTCGTCGAGAAGGCGTGTGCGGCGTCACCGCGGGCGACGACGATCTATCTGGAGATCCGGCTGGTCACCGCGGCGGCGGACCGCGGATTCGACGTGATCGACGCCTTCCACGCGCGCGGCCGGGAAGTGGACGCCTACACCTTCTACGGCGCGGCGAACCCGGGCATGGTCCCGGTGGCGACGCGCCTGGTCGGGCTCGGCGTCGACCAGCTCACCGTCGACGACCCCGAGGGCCTGGCCGCGCTGCTGGGCTGA
- a CDS encoding glutamate-cysteine ligase family protein, whose translation MGEDVSRQQFTGADRVRFRSQVSRGTEAIARMLAGGLFTDHGQPPEPLLGMEVELNLIDAAANPSMANAEVLEAIADPMYQTELGQFNIEINVSPRPFVGGDTVSLEQGLRSSLNRADAAAKTTGNHLVMVGMLPTLRAEHFAHHWISANPRYDLLNEQIFAARGEDLELDITGVPLTESGPADRLRTTTDSILPEAACTSLQLHLRVAPEDFAAHWNAAQAISGVQVAIAGNSPFLDGKALWHETRIPVFEQATDTRPLELKNQGVRPRVWFGERWINTIFDLFEENIRYFPALLPVSTEVDPLAVLDDGAIPTLDELRLHNGTVYRWNRPVYDVVDGQAHLRVENRVLPAGPTVVDVMANAAFYYGVVRGLVESDRPIWSRMSFDAARENLSAGAHWGMNAQLYWPDVGWVHPDELVLRRLLPLAERGLDAFGVSEKAKSRYLGIIHGRCVTKQTGSVWQRKAVAAREAAGEGRAEALRGMLADYVALMHEGEPVHNWPLP comes from the coding sequence ATGGGCGAAGACGTCAGCCGCCAGCAGTTCACCGGAGCCGATCGGGTCCGCTTCCGGTCGCAGGTCTCCCGCGGCACCGAGGCGATCGCCCGGATGCTGGCGGGCGGGCTGTTCACCGATCACGGGCAGCCACCCGAACCGCTCCTCGGGATGGAGGTGGAGCTCAATCTGATCGACGCGGCCGCCAACCCGTCGATGGCCAACGCCGAGGTGCTCGAGGCGATCGCCGACCCGATGTACCAGACCGAACTCGGCCAGTTCAACATCGAGATCAACGTCTCGCCGCGACCGTTCGTCGGAGGCGACACCGTCAGCCTCGAGCAGGGGCTGCGCAGTTCCCTCAACCGGGCGGACGCCGCCGCGAAGACCACCGGCAATCATCTGGTGATGGTCGGCATGCTGCCGACCCTGCGCGCGGAGCACTTCGCCCACCACTGGATCTCCGCCAATCCCCGCTACGACCTGCTCAACGAACAGATATTCGCCGCCCGCGGTGAAGACCTGGAACTCGACATCACCGGTGTCCCGCTGACCGAGAGCGGCCCGGCCGACCGACTGCGGACCACCACCGACTCGATCCTCCCCGAGGCGGCGTGCACCTCCCTGCAACTGCATCTGCGGGTGGCCCCGGAGGATTTCGCCGCGCACTGGAACGCCGCCCAGGCCATCTCCGGCGTCCAGGTGGCGATCGCCGGGAACTCGCCGTTCCTCGACGGCAAGGCGCTCTGGCACGAGACCCGTATCCCGGTGTTCGAGCAGGCCACCGACACCCGGCCGCTGGAACTCAAGAATCAGGGTGTGCGGCCGCGCGTCTGGTTCGGCGAGCGCTGGATCAACACCATCTTCGATCTGTTCGAGGAGAACATCCGCTACTTCCCCGCCCTGCTCCCGGTCTCCACCGAGGTCGATCCCCTCGCCGTGCTCGACGACGGCGCGATCCCCACCCTCGACGAGCTGCGCCTGCACAACGGCACCGTCTACCGGTGGAATCGCCCGGTGTACGACGTCGTCGACGGCCAGGCGCACCTGCGCGTGGAAAATCGCGTCCTGCCGGCCGGCCCCACCGTGGTCGACGTCATGGCGAACGCCGCCTTCTACTACGGCGTGGTCCGCGGCCTGGTCGAGAGCGACCGGCCGATCTGGTCGCGGATGTCGTTCGACGCGGCGCGCGAGAACCTGTCGGCCGGCGCCCACTGGGGCATGAACGCACAGTTGTACTGGCCCGATGTCGGCTGGGTGCATCCGGACGAGCTGGTCCTGCGCCGTCTGCTGCCGCTCGCCGAGCGCGGGCTCGACGCCTTCGGGGTGTCCGAGAAGGCCAAGAGCCGCTACCTCGGGATCATCCACGGACGGTGCGTCACCAAGCAGACCGGCTCGGTGTGGCAGCGCAAGGCCGTCGCCGCCCGCGAGGCGGCCGGTGAGGGCCGGGCCGAGGCGCTGCGCGGCATGCTCGCCGACTACGTGGCCCTGATGCACGAGGGCGAACCGGTCCACAACTGGCCACTACCCTGA
- a CDS encoding tyrosine-protein phosphatase, which produces MTIFSRLRLLGATALTATALVSLGLAPAAHAAPTTTAPSAAHLANPDLLTPRLASVDNFRDLAGPALLGYPAAGGKHVRHRVVYRSNALTPDKQDLATLNTLGIRRVYDLRTTSEVTAKPDTVPAGAKYTRVNIMGDDSQAAAGFDYSTLTPESARQFLIEANRNFVTDPAQRAELGRLLRSIAAQPGPVLYHCTAGKDRTGWTSALLLSNAGVSHSDIMSNYLLTNKYSAKSIDAAAQAFTKQYGPTAGAGARVLLGVFPEALQAGLDQAVKDYGSIDGYLRKGLGLDGKTLNALRAELTY; this is translated from the coding sequence ATGACGATCTTCTCCCGCCTCCGCCTCCTGGGCGCCACCGCCCTGACCGCCACCGCCCTGGTCTCGTTGGGTCTCGCCCCGGCCGCGCACGCCGCCCCGACCACCACGGCACCGTCCGCCGCCCACCTCGCCAATCCCGATCTGCTGACGCCCCGGCTGGCCTCGGTCGACAACTTCCGCGACCTCGCCGGGCCCGCCCTCCTCGGCTACCCCGCCGCCGGCGGCAAGCACGTGCGCCACCGGGTGGTGTACCGCTCCAACGCGCTCACCCCGGACAAGCAGGATCTGGCCACCCTGAACACCCTCGGCATCCGCCGCGTCTACGACCTGCGCACCACCTCCGAGGTCACCGCCAAGCCGGACACCGTGCCGGCCGGGGCGAAGTACACGCGCGTCAACATCATGGGCGACGATTCGCAGGCCGCCGCCGGCTTCGACTACTCGACGCTCACCCCGGAGTCGGCGCGGCAGTTCCTGATCGAGGCCAACCGGAACTTCGTCACCGACCCCGCCCAGCGCGCCGAGCTCGGCCGGCTGCTCCGCTCGATCGCCGCGCAGCCCGGCCCGGTGCTCTACCACTGCACCGCGGGCAAGGACCGCACCGGCTGGACCTCCGCGCTGCTGCTCAGCAACGCGGGCGTCTCGCACAGCGACATCATGAGCAACTATCTGCTGACCAACAAGTACTCGGCGAAGTCGATCGACGCCGCGGCGCAGGCGTTCACCAAGCAGTACGGCCCGACCGCGGGCGCGGGTGCCCGGGTCCTGCTCGGCGTCTTCCCCGAGGCGTTGCAGGCCGGCCTCGACCAGGCCGTCAAGGACTACGGCAGCATCGACGGCTACCTGCGCAAGGGACTCGGCCTGGACGGCAAGACCCTGAACGCGTTGCGCGCGGAGCTGACCTACTGA
- a CDS encoding PHP domain-containing protein — MTRTADLHVHTHYSDGTDTVPELFDAARAAGLTTVAITDHDTAQHWDDARDLVLPGMRVLAGTEFSTKHPGPDGELVSVHLLGYLFDREHPGVVAEWERMRTERAGRGARIVENLIAAGYPITLDEVRAHAGPSNIGRPHIARALMDAGAVGSVSEAFDRLLHDHSPYYAALRSTSLIEGIALVRAAGGVPVVAHPRARAAASVLTAEVLADLARAGLAGMEVEHPDHDATARTELAGIAADLGLLHTGSSDYHGANKTLRIGQERTRDEVVERIVELGTLAPFVA, encoded by the coding sequence GTGACCCGCACCGCCGATCTGCACGTCCACACGCACTACTCGGACGGCACCGACACCGTGCCGGAACTGTTCGACGCGGCCCGCGCGGCGGGGCTGACGACGGTCGCGATCACCGATCACGACACCGCGCAGCACTGGGACGACGCGCGCGACCTGGTCCTCCCGGGTATGCGGGTGCTGGCCGGCACCGAGTTCTCCACCAAGCATCCCGGCCCGGACGGGGAACTGGTCTCCGTGCACCTGCTCGGCTATCTCTTCGACCGCGAGCACCCCGGCGTGGTGGCCGAGTGGGAGCGGATGCGCACCGAGCGCGCCGGGCGCGGTGCGCGGATCGTCGAGAACCTGATCGCCGCCGGATACCCGATCACGCTCGACGAGGTGCGTGCGCACGCCGGGCCCAGCAACATCGGCCGGCCGCACATCGCTCGCGCGCTGATGGACGCCGGGGCGGTCGGCTCGGTGTCCGAGGCCTTCGACCGGCTCCTCCACGACCACAGCCCGTACTACGCCGCCCTCCGCTCCACATCGCTGATCGAGGGCATCGCCCTGGTCCGAGCGGCCGGGGGCGTCCCGGTCGTCGCCCATCCGCGGGCGCGGGCCGCCGCGAGCGTGCTGACCGCCGAGGTACTCGCCGACCTCGCCCGGGCCGGGCTGGCCGGGATGGAGGTGGAGCATCCCGACCATGACGCGACGGCCCGCACCGAACTGGCCGGGATCGCCGCCGACCTGGGCCTGCTTCACACCGGTTCCAGCGACTATCACGGGGCCAACAAGACCCTGCGGATCGGCCAGGAGCGCACGCGCGACGAGGTGGTCGAGCGCATCGTGGAGCTGGGGACCCTCGCGCCGTTCGTCGCCTGA
- a CDS encoding sterol carrier family protein, whose translation MVTKKTVDPAELRAAVLGVVDWLHDDARPAPARGELAAAVRLSARALAQDAPGNAVEVRVPPFVAVQCLEGVRHTRGTPPNVVETTPREWLLLVTGLAELDESIAAHRVSASGHRAPDIAAYLPLVRV comes from the coding sequence GTGGTGACCAAGAAGACCGTCGATCCGGCGGAGCTGCGGGCCGCGGTGCTGGGTGTCGTGGACTGGCTGCACGACGACGCGCGGCCGGCGCCCGCCCGCGGTGAGCTGGCCGCCGCGGTACGACTGTCCGCGCGTGCCCTGGCCCAGGACGCGCCCGGCAACGCGGTGGAGGTCAGGGTGCCGCCGTTCGTGGCCGTGCAGTGCCTGGAAGGGGTGCGGCACACCCGGGGCACGCCGCCGAACGTCGTGGAGACGACGCCGCGGGAGTGGCTGCTGCTGGTGACCGGCCTCGCCGAGCTGGACGAGTCGATCGCGGCGCATCGGGTCAGCGCCTCGGGGCACCGGGCGCCCGACATCGCGGCGTACCTGCCGCTGGTCCGGGTCTGA
- the purF gene encoding amidophosphoribosyltransferase, whose amino-acid sequence MTDLSVHSPNLLNLDEPENEPREECGVFGVWAPGEDVAKLTYYGLYALQHRGQEAAGIAVGDGHQVLVFKDLGLVSQVFDEQTLGSMAGHIAVGHCRYSTTGSTSWENSQPIFRHTAAGNGVALGHNGNLVNTAALAQRARALGIYGDNEGATSDSDVVGALLAYGAADKTLEQAALELLPTLEGAFCLTFQDENTLYAARDPHGIRPLSLGRLDRGWVIASETAALDIVGASFVRDIEPGELLAIDADGVRSSRFAEPTPKGCIFEYVYLARPDSVINGRSVHSTRVDIGRRLAREHPADGDLVIPVPESGTPAAVGYAQESGIPYGQGLMKNAYVGRTFIQPSQTIRQLGIRLKLNPLKEVIRGKKLVVVDDSIVRGNTQRALIRMLREAGAAEVHVRIASSPVRWPCFYGIDFASPAELIANGMESEEGLVEGVRQAIGADSLGYLSVDGMVAATEQPSDALCKACFDGHYPIDLPKETSMGKAVLETMLKNSSAGEIIDPLTTANDNVSAVMRP is encoded by the coding sequence GTGACAGACCTTTCCGTCCACTCGCCCAACCTGCTGAATCTCGACGAACCCGAGAACGAACCGCGCGAGGAATGCGGCGTCTTCGGTGTCTGGGCTCCCGGCGAGGACGTCGCCAAGCTCACCTACTACGGCCTCTACGCTCTGCAGCACCGCGGCCAGGAGGCGGCCGGCATCGCCGTCGGTGACGGCCACCAGGTTCTGGTCTTCAAGGATCTCGGCCTGGTCAGCCAGGTGTTCGACGAGCAGACGCTCGGTTCGATGGCCGGTCACATCGCCGTCGGGCACTGTCGTTACTCGACCACCGGCTCCACCAGCTGGGAGAACTCGCAGCCGATCTTCCGGCACACCGCGGCCGGCAACGGCGTGGCCCTCGGACACAACGGCAACCTGGTGAACACCGCCGCCCTCGCGCAGCGCGCCCGCGCGCTCGGCATCTACGGCGACAACGAGGGCGCCACCTCCGACTCCGACGTCGTCGGCGCCCTGCTGGCCTACGGCGCGGCCGACAAGACCCTGGAGCAGGCGGCCCTCGAGCTGCTGCCGACCTTGGAGGGCGCGTTCTGCCTCACCTTCCAGGACGAGAACACCCTGTACGCCGCGCGCGACCCGCACGGCATCCGCCCGCTGTCGCTCGGGCGGCTGGACCGCGGCTGGGTGATCGCCTCGGAGACCGCCGCGCTCGACATCGTGGGCGCGTCGTTCGTCCGCGACATCGAACCGGGCGAACTGCTCGCGATCGACGCCGACGGCGTCCGCAGCTCCCGCTTCGCCGAGCCCACCCCCAAGGGCTGCATCTTCGAATACGTGTACTTGGCGCGGCCCGACTCGGTGATCAACGGCCGCTCGGTGCACTCCACCCGCGTCGACATCGGGCGGCGCCTGGCCCGCGAACATCCCGCCGACGGCGACCTGGTGATCCCGGTGCCCGAATCCGGCACCCCCGCCGCCGTCGGATACGCCCAGGAATCGGGCATCCCCTACGGCCAGGGCCTGATGAAGAACGCCTACGTGGGCCGCACCTTCATCCAGCCCAGCCAGACCATCCGGCAGCTCGGTATCCGGCTGAAGCTGAATCCGCTCAAGGAAGTGATCCGCGGCAAGAAGCTCGTGGTGGTCGACGACTCGATCGTCCGCGGCAACACTCAGCGCGCGCTGATCCGCATGCTGCGGGAGGCCGGCGCCGCCGAGGTGCACGTCCGGATCGCGTCGTCGCCGGTGCGCTGGCCCTGCTTCTACGGCATCGACTTCGCGTCGCCCGCCGAACTCATCGCCAACGGCATGGAGTCCGAGGAGGGCCTCGTCGAGGGCGTGCGGCAGGCGATCGGCGCGGACTCGCTCGGCTACCTCAGCGTCGACGGGATGGTCGCCGCCACCGAGCAGCCGTCCGACGCGCTGTGCAAGGCGTGCTTCGACGGGCACTACCCGATCGATCTGCCCAAGGAGACCTCGATGGGCAAGGCCGTGCTGGAGACGATGCTCAAGAACTCCTCGGCCGGCGAGATCATCGACCCGCTCACCACCGCCAACGACAACGTCAGCGCGGTCATGCGCCCGTAA
- the purM gene encoding phosphoribosylformylglycinamidine cyclo-ligase, with protein MNDGPVANPADSGAGASYAAAGVDIDAGERAVELFAPHAKRATRPEVLGGLGGFAGLFALKGDYREPVLAASSDGVGTKLAVAQALGIHHTVGRDLVAMVVDDLVVCGAEPLFLQDYIAIGKVIPEMVADIVRGIADGCYDAGCALLGGETAEHPGLMEDGHYDISATGVGVVEADAVLGPDRVRPGDVIIAMGSSGLHSNGYSLARKVLLEWGRMDLEGHVEEFGRTLGEELLEPTRIYAKDCLALAAETDVRTFAHITGGGLADNLARVLPAGLAAELERGSWTPAPVFSMIAQRGRVERAEMERTFNMGVGMVAVVAPEDTDRAQAILTARHVDNWVLGTVVRGDAGAPGRVELRGEYARF; from the coding sequence ATGAACGACGGTCCCGTCGCCAATCCCGCCGACAGCGGAGCCGGGGCGTCGTACGCCGCGGCCGGTGTCGACATCGACGCCGGTGAACGCGCGGTCGAACTCTTCGCGCCGCACGCCAAGCGCGCCACCCGTCCCGAGGTGCTCGGCGGTCTCGGCGGATTCGCCGGGCTGTTCGCCCTCAAGGGCGACTACCGCGAGCCCGTCCTCGCCGCGTCCAGCGACGGTGTCGGTACCAAGCTGGCCGTCGCGCAGGCCCTCGGCATCCATCACACGGTGGGTCGCGACCTGGTCGCGATGGTGGTCGACGACCTCGTGGTCTGCGGCGCCGAACCGCTCTTCCTGCAGGACTACATCGCCATCGGCAAGGTGATCCCGGAGATGGTCGCCGACATCGTGCGCGGTATCGCCGACGGCTGCTACGACGCCGGCTGCGCGCTGCTCGGCGGCGAGACCGCCGAGCACCCCGGCCTGATGGAGGACGGTCACTACGACATCTCCGCCACCGGCGTCGGCGTGGTCGAGGCCGACGCCGTTCTCGGCCCGGACCGCGTGCGCCCGGGCGACGTCATCATCGCGATGGGCTCGTCGGGCCTGCATTCCAACGGTTACTCGCTGGCCCGCAAGGTGCTGCTCGAATGGGGCCGGATGGACCTGGAGGGGCACGTCGAGGAGTTCGGCCGCACCCTCGGTGAGGAACTCCTGGAGCCGACGCGCATCTACGCCAAGGACTGCCTGGCGCTGGCTGCCGAGACCGACGTCCGCACCTTCGCGCACATCACCGGTGGTGGGCTCGCCGACAACCTCGCGCGGGTGCTTCCGGCCGGGCTGGCCGCCGAACTGGAGCGCGGCTCCTGGACCCCGGCGCCGGTCTTCTCGATGATCGCGCAGCGCGGCCGGGTGGAACGCGCCGAGATGGAGCGCACCTTCAACATGGGCGTCGGCATGGTCGCCGTCGTCGCCCCCGAGGACACCGACCGCGCGCAGGCCATCCTGACCGCGCGGCACGTGGACAACTGGGTGCTCGGGACGGTCGTGCGGGGCGATGCCGGCGCACCCGGCCGGGTCGAACTGCGCGGCGAGTACGCGCGCTTCTAG